The nucleotide window CAAAGTACACAGGCATCCTTTCTTTTATTTTCGGAATCATTCTTACGGTTTTTTTATTTCTATCGTGGAGAAGCTGCAACAAGAAAGAAGATGCGGCGCTCATCAATCAAGATTATTACCTCATCACGAATCAAATCCAGAAGATGAACAAAATGGTGGTTTTGGAACAGGATTTTTCCAGCTTCCAAACGCACAAAAGTTCGGCGGCAAATATCGCAGGATTTGATATTCTACCAAGAGAAATGGTGCTTTACACGACTGCAAAGGCACAGGTTTCCTACGATTTGAAACAAATGAAAATCGATGTGGACACGGTGAATAAAAAATTGATTCTGCAAGAAATTCCCCAGCCCGAAATCAAGATTTTCCCGGATGTGAAAATTCATTTTATGGATGATTACGCGATTAACAGATTCACGCAGAAAGACATCAACGGTGTGATGGAATCTGCCAAGAAAAATATGGCAAAAAGCGTGAACCAGAACAGCCTGAAAGAGCAAAGCAAAAAACAATTGAAAGATAATCTGAACGATATATTCGTTTTGGCAAAGGCATTGCATTATTCCATCGAGGATAAGACCAATACTTTTCCCGCCACCGAATTATAAAATCAATCGTTATGGAACCAGATAAAAAACAAGAAAGCAACAACTCGTCCGAACAGAAAAAACAGACCGAGGATTTCCGAGATATTCCAGCATCATCTGACAAGCAAAACCCGCCTGACATTGATAAAGAAGATGTCGAAAAAGGTTCCAAGGTCAACAAGGACGGAAAAACAGACAACACAGAAAAATAGTTTTCTTTGCGAAAAATTCAACAAGCCTTTCAAATTTATTTTGAAAGGCTTGTTTATTTGATAAAATTAACATATATTTAATATTAGAAATCAGATGACATAAAATCTGGTTCAGAAGTGTTCTTTTTATTTCGTCTCATCAAAACATTACAGCTATGTCTTATATTGTTGTAGGGCTTTTTCCCACTCAGCTAGAGGCTGACAAGGTCCTTTTAAAATTGGAAAACGCTGGTTACAATGACTACAATCTTTCTCATTCTCATCACGAGACTGTGCAAAATGTGGACATTGAGAAGAAAAATGGTTTTTGGAATTGGTTATTTGATGACAATCACATCGACAAAGCCCGTTTCGAATACGCAAGTATCGACCACAACACGATTACCGTCCATCTGCAGACCGAGCAGGACGCGCACATCGTGAAGGACATCCTGGACAACAATGGCGCCGTGAATGTAGAGGAGAAAGCTCAGGACCATATGACTGAAAATTTCCCGAATCACGAATATGTGATTTCCGAAAGCCGAAATGCGAAAATCATCGCAAAAGCCCGAAACAATCTATTCTTTACCAATGACCGAAAACCACACCACCACCACGAGAAAAGAATTGCGGATGAGATTGATGGTCTGGGAATCACTAAATTCAAATAGTTAGCAGTTAGTTAGTTAGTTAGTTAGTTAGTTAGTTAGTTAGCAATTTTTTGGGCAGCTATTCCGTCCTCCACTCCCACTCTTTTTTGCACGACGATTGGTCTACGATATTAACATTTCGGCAAGCAAAAAAGGAGTTCCGTTCAGGCCGGGCTGCGTAACCTCGGTGTTATAGCAACTTTTTTAAAATAAATCAAACTATGGAAACCTTTCGGATGAACTGGAAGGTTTTTTTTATGCAGAAATGTTCAACTTGGCGAAGCGCGCCCCGACTTGAGCGGAAATCCTTTTTTGTGGCTGGAAAAGCCAAGGCAAAAAGATTGGGAGCGGAAGGCGGATAAAGGCGCCCAAATCTTAAATACTGTTAAAATTTTGTCCGACAGTAGATTGTGTCATCATTTTTGTTTGGGTAAGGGAAATAAGTTTAACCACCAAAAAAATATTATTATGTCTTACACGATTATCGGGATTTTCCCAAACGAAGCAGAAAGCAGAGATGTTATCACCAAACTGGAAGAAGCAGGCTTGTACGAATATTCCCTGGCGAACGCAGAAATTGAAGCCCTGGACAAAGTTGAAACAGTAGATACGGACAGAAAAGCAAGTTTTTTTGACTGGCTGTTTGA belongs to Chryseobacterium sp. KACC 21268 and includes:
- a CDS encoding DUF4230 domain-containing protein; amino-acid sequence: MTKYTGILSFIFGIILTVFLFLSWRSCNKKEDAALINQDYYLITNQIQKMNKMVVLEQDFSSFQTHKSSAANIAGFDILPREMVLYTTAKAQVSYDLKQMKIDVDTVNKKLILQEIPQPEIKIFPDVKIHFMDDYAINRFTQKDINGVMESAKKNMAKSVNQNSLKEQSKKQLKDNLNDIFVLAKALHYSIEDKTNTFPATEL